The Odocoileus virginianus isolate 20LAN1187 ecotype Illinois chromosome 30, Ovbor_1.2, whole genome shotgun sequence genome window below encodes:
- the LOC139032130 gene encoding uncharacterized protein C6orf136 homolog translates to MEEHLAVMYERLRQEIPNLFLHSHDYALYSSDVEFINEILNMRTKGRTWYILSLTLCRFLAWNYFAQLRLEILQLTRHPENWTLQARWRLVGLPIHLLFLRFYKRDKEELYRTYDAYSTFYLNSNGLICRHRLDKLMPSHSPPAPVKKLLVGALVALGLSEPEPNLHLCSED, encoded by the coding sequence ATGGAGGAGCACCTGGCTGTCATGTATGAGAGACTGAGACAAGAGATTCCCAATCTCTTCCTTCACTCCCACGACTACGCTCTCTACTCATCGGATGTGGAATTCATCAATGAGATCCTGAACATGCGTACCAAAGGCCGGACATGGTACATTCTGTCACTGACTCTCTGCCGCTTCCTGGCTTGGAACTATTTTGCACAGCTTCGGCTGGAAATTCTGCAGCTGACACGCCACCCTGAGAATTGGACCTTGCAAGCCCGCTGGCGGCTTGTGGGACTGCCCATCCACCTGCTCTTTCTTCGTTTTTATAAGCGTGACAAGGAGGAGCTTTACCGGACCTATGATGCCTATTCCACCTTCTACCTGAATTCCAACGGCCTCATTTGTCGCCATCGCCTAGACAAACTGATGCCTTCACATTCACCCCCCGCACCTGTGAAGAAGCTGTTAGTGGGAGCCCTGGTGGCTCTGGGGCTGTCGGAACCAGAACCCAACTTACACCTGTGTTCCGAGGACTGA